In Lampris incognitus isolate fLamInc1 unplaced genomic scaffold, fLamInc1.hap2 H_5, whole genome shotgun sequence, the genomic window ctgtctctctctctctctgtctgtctgtctgtctgtctctctctctctctctctctctctctgtctctctctctctctctctctctctctctctctctctctctctctctgtctctctctctctgtctctctgtctctctctctctgtctctctgtctctctctgtctgtctctctctctgtctctctgtctctctctgtctgtctctctctctctctctctctctctctgtctctgtgcttTGCAGAAAGCGATTCGTGTCACCACCTTCATGCAGCGCTTGAGGAATTCCGAGGCTTTGATGGACAGCTCGGCAGAAGCACGTGGGGAGGAacagggaagagagggagaaggagagtgtGAGGCCCAAGAGACAGGGGGTGAGACCCagggggagaagggggagagcGAAGAGGGAACGACACTGAGCGACGTGTCCTTAGAGGTGACCTTTGAAAACAGACAGGCAGGTGCGGATCAGGAGAAGGGGAGGAAGGCAGCAGGGAAAGAGGAGGAGGTAAAGGTGAGCGTAGCTCCGTCTGTCTGCGCTTCCCCGACAGATGCCAAGGAGCCCATCTGTGAGCCAAGCCAATTGAATTCCACCCCCAAATCGACAGGGGCAGATCCTGATAAGGTTAGCATAAAACGAACGGCTGCCGACGGAGCCAGGAAGATGGCTGCAAATTTAGGTCAAACTAAATCTGCCCAAGAATCCGCGCCGAACCCAACGGCAACCCCTAAACCCAGCAAGATCTCAAGCCCATCTCCAGCATCTAATGTTGAAAAGAAACACACGTCCACCTCTCCTGAAAACAGCGGTAGGCGTAAAATGGCCGCAACACTCCACGCCCCTCCGCCCGCGGCCTCGCCAGCTAGCCCCACCGCAGCGGCGGCCTTACCCGAGACAAGGCCGGCCACGCAGGGCAACAAAAAGGAAGATGGCGACGGAAGCTGGTGTCAAACCCAACTCCCTGAGGCGGTGGCAGAGAGGCCTGTCGGAGTGGCGGCGGTACCAGGGGTGGGGGCTGGAGTTGGAGTAGATATAGGACCAGGGGTGAGGATGAGGAGTGATGCCAGCCCCATGGTGAGAAGGGACAGGGATACCAGGCGGACAGACAGGTACAGTGCTGAACTTAATATAGCCAGGGGAGGCCCTGCAACAGGACAGGGTTGCTACACAATAGGTAGCTCAGCAAGTTTGGGCCGCCATGCCACGCCATACAACCCAGAGGTTAGCGCCACTGGGCTGGGGATGGCAGGGGGCTATGGAAGTCCGTACAGCTCCTTATACGCCAGCGGAGGAGGGATGGGGATGTACGGAACAGGGCTGGAACATCACGGAGGCATGGGAATGGGAGGCGGCGGGAACAGCTCAACCACCAGCGATTGGCAAATGGACAGTGTCATTGAGCAAATTGAGAAGCAAATGGCCGCCGTGCTGGAAAAGATCGAGGGAGACATGCCCTCGTTGCTGGAGCAAATTAGTGACTGCCCTCCCGAGCCGCCGCGCGCCCGGAGCGCCCACACCTCGCCGGCCACTTCCCAACGTGCGCGCTCTTCGCACCAGCCCTCGACCGCCGCCCTGTCGGCCACCCCTCCACCGCTTCCTACCTCCCCCCGGCCCCTGCTGCCCTCCCTCCCTCATCTTAATGTCCCACCTCCCTCCTACCCCCCACCCTCACCTCCTACACAGCCctcggcccagtccctccgggagcaGGAGGACAGGGATGGACACAGAGGGACGTCTCGTACCGGGCAGTCCCCCAGAGCTGGCATGAGCCGGGGGGTATGAAGCAAGTGGGGACTGACTGGTGCACCGCGCGACATGCTGAACATCTGATCTATAGTTTTAAATTTAGAGGGTATAAAGGACACTGCCTCCCACAGGAAAAATCACAGACGTCAGCCCATGTGTTGCAGTTGATCATAAAGGTATCCATGTCAAGCTGTTTGGTTAGTCTGTGTGTTCATGCTGAGATGACTCAATAGTCTGATATAGACCGGTAAGACAGCTCCCTTTTGTATTTCAGCTCTCTCTCAATTGGAGTTAGGAGAGGCAAGGCTTGTGGTGTTTTTTAACACAGTTTTCACCGGTAAGATTACAAAACGATACATTTGAATCTCCGTAATTAAACTGTACACTGACACATACAGTACAAGTGGAGATGCACAACACATGGCCCACACATACGGGAACCCAAACACTCGGCACGGTTTGCAATTTTCTGAGTCCACAGGAGCCGGACGAGTGCGTTACCTCCAAAACGCATTTTTTAAACATATGAAACAGAGAATATATATGGTGGTTTTTATGATCATCCCACACAGGCTGTAAATAAATACAAATCAGTTGACTGGATTTTATTGCTCTACACCTTTTGATGTAAACTTATCCACAACCAACTTGCTCATTTAAATGTTTATTTTGAGATTTTGTCTGTTGTTCCTTTTTTTGTGTAGCTACTCATTCCTAAGTGACAGTGTGTAATCGTCACTTGAGCTCTCGCTGACTACGCCCTTGTACAGGACAAGCGTGTGCATCTGAGGTGGTCAAGGGAGGGCCTCGCATTAAGCCCACAGAGACTTTGTTTTGTTATATTGCATATTTAGTAATCTTGCCTTGTCTTGTGAGAGTCTCCGTCCCCTCTTAAGAGAGAGCTTGCGAGACATCTATATATTTAGCTATAGGATGCTGTACACAGCCTTTTTTTCTGCAATCACTGTCACCCACGCATTCTCTTGAGACCCCAGCAGTACTTCCGCAGCAAGTGTGTTGTCATTTTCTCCTTTTTTGTCGATGCCCCCAATTGATATTGTTAACCGGGCCAAGTTGTCTGTTTGCTCCTGCTCCCCAACAAGTGTGAAAAAAGTGTCGTCTTTCAGGATTTTGTTTCTGCTAAGGGTTTATGTAACGCTGTACCTCCTCTTCTTTGTAAGTCTAGAATGCCAATGTCCCTATAACGGCCCTGTGCAACTTGCTCTGTTTGCAAAGTCTTTCAATAAAAGCTGGAAAAAGGGGCGGCTCTCCTGCTTCAATCAGCCTCCGTGAAATATTCGTAAGAGAACCACGAACGAGCGACGAAAACAGATGTTACGCATCTCCGCTCTGGACGTGACGGTCCGAACTACGCTTCCCGTGATGCCCCGGGCGCGCCTTGGACTGGCCCATTATCACCCACACGCGGGGATGGATGCTACTCTTGATTTATAACAGTGCGACGACATAACAACTCAGAGCTGTAATTGTACAACGCAGCGATTATATATATTCACGGATAAAGATCCGGCGTTAAAGTCTTCGGGCGGAAATATACAGATATTATATACACGAAATAAAAGTAGTcgcatccccccctcccctcccccccctgacTGGAGCGATGGTGCCGCTCGTTCCGTGCACATGTCGCTGGTTTTGCTTTGAAGCGCCGGGCAGGCGAGACGTCCAGCTCTCCGCGGAAAGTCACGTCTATCCCGCCGCCCCGACGGACCCCGCAGCTCGGCGTCGACGGCACGGTTGAGCTGTCAGATTCGTCGTTCGCTTTTCTTGTTTAAGTACAAGGCgtgtttattattgttttttttttgatactACAAATCAGGCCGAGTAATATCGGATGTGGTAAGTCCTGCACACTTGCGTTAGCTAGCGCCGCGGCGGCTAGGCGGTTAGCCGTTAGCCCGCGGGACGGCAGaagcggggggggagggggggaaaggaGCTGGGTTGGCTCGTTAGTCCGCGAGCTAGCGGCACGGGCCGACAACTACGCAGTCGGTTTGCCCGCGACGCCGCGTCGTCATTTGCCCCgcggctaacgctagctagctagctgtaggtACCgtaagagtcccccccccccccgcctctggtTCAAGCTAACGCTAGCCTAGCAAGCCGTTGTCACTTAGCAGCCGCTAATGTGATGGGACAAATTAGATTTGCGTTATCTCCGGCGTGGCCTTGACACGGAGGCGTCACGATATTATGGACGCGCGGCTGGGGAGACCACATACTGTCAGCCGGCCGACGTTTCTTCTCGACTAATCCCCCCTCGCTAGCTTACCGCAGCAAGCCAGTTGACGTCACCACAATAACGTCGTTTCGGGTCCTTGACGTTAGCCCACAGTTGATGAAGTTAATCAGCCAGTCAGGTGATTTGAGCCGCTTGCATGCATAATAAGCCTATAGGCGTGATGGCGTCGATAGGCCTTCTTGACTTGtcatagcaaaaaaaaacaaaaaaatattgactggggggggggcacccctgTTACATGTGCACCCGAGAAGCGGCCCACTTTCTTGGGGCCTTTGTCATTTGCCCAggagccccctcccccaacaCCCCTCTCTTGCAAGgaatgccccccctcctcctcctcctcaatttCAATGCGACTGGAGGTCCGCAAACTCGGCGTCAATCTATCCGACTAGTCGACTGCCTGCATGTGTAGCTGACAATTGCGTGCAGCCCCGTTTTTCAATAACCGCTGTGCAACCCGGTGTGTATCTGAAGGTGTAACATCATTTCGTGTCGTTGTCTAGTCGGCTAGCGTGTGATTCAGTTACAACCGCTGTTTCCTGGAAGCGCCGCCGTTGCTCCGGCTTCCAGTTCTGCGCTTTCTGTTATTGAAACACCCAGCTCAGTAGGCAGCCCTTTGACTCGGCCGTGAGTCAGAGAGCACACACTGAGCACGCATTGTTTTCCCCGACGAGGGCAACACGTTTCGCGCAAGGAGGAGCTTCTGGCTCACGTTCCTGcgctgctctgctccgttctcgTCGAGAACAATTCAGTCGCTCCCTTCCACCGCCGTTCAAAGCCTTCGGCAAGCCCGTCGTACGGAAAGACACGGCACGCGTCATCGGGGGGGGTGGGACGAGCGTCTCCCCGTGGCCAATGAAGGCCGAGCCGCGTGCGTAAagcgtccccccccctctccctgcgCGTCACGGTGCTCCGCCCCGCCCCTCCCCGCGTCTGCCATTTTGGTTTTGTTCCCGTCCGCAGCGACGAGATCACACAGGGACTCCCGACCGAACGACATAGTGACTCGACAATATAGCGGACGTCCCggtttattatccccccccccacacacacgtcgCGTTTCTCGGAAAACAATAGGACAGAAGCAAATAAAACCAGCCCGGCCGCCATCGTCGTCGTCGTTTGTCGTTAACGTCTGCACACGGGAGGAGAGGAGCGGATTTGCATTGAGAAGCGACAGAGAAGGATTATTGGTAAGAAGGGGGACgaatcaatgggggggggggcaccgccGACGTAACGCCGGGCGTCGTGTCGCGGAGAAGGCTCGCCATCGTCGAAGTTCGGCGGGGGGGTGGTGGGTAAACGTCCCCAGGTATCGGTGTAAACGGCGGAACGCTTAACGCCATTACCGTCGGCTTAGAAGCGGGGTTATCGGCGCGTATGCTAACGAGTCCGCTGCTGGTCCGCACCGGGTGGAAGGCCTGACGAGGCATGGTTAGGCCGGCGCTCCGGTGTTTTCTTCCCTCTTGAGTTATTAATGTCCCGGTAGCGTCCGGCTGTGGTCCGCCCGGTGAACACGAACCTACGCGCCCGGTGTCGTCGGCCGATAATTGGACGTCCGGGTTAGCATAAACGCGACGGAGCGTCAACGTTTCGGCGAGTTGACCGAATGGGgaaggaaacgggggggggggtgagagtcaAATCTGGGCTTTGCTGTCTCATCCTCGATACCTTAATTTTCGATTCTGGCGATTCGGCTCGCGTGgatatatagattttttttttttggatcggaACTTTTTTTCATTGGATATAAACGTTGGAACTGTTACACCGCCTTCCCTCTCGTTTTATGCGAACTTAACGGTTCGTAACGGGAGAAGTTTTGGTTcgctgtggggtttttttgggtgggggggtgtaGCCGCATCGGATGAGGAAATTCAGGTTGCTCCGGTTCACCGTCTGGAGCCGCTCGTGTTTTACACCGTGCGGCCTGGTTCAACTCTGCATAGACGCAATGTAACAACTCTGCATAGACACAATGTAACAACGCCGCATAGACA contains:
- the LOC130132004 gene encoding calcium/calmodulin-dependent protein kinase type II subunit beta-like, whose protein sequence is MGGEELGLCGAPEVVARHRYGRPVDCWAVGVIMYILLSGNPPFYDETEEENTDLHNRIIFCRIVAGEFEFDSPYWDDISPAAKELVCRLMEVDQMLRITAQDALWHEWIAGNGASEKNLKDGVCAQFEKNFAKAKWRELKKAIRVTTFMQRLRNSEALMDSSAEARGEEQGREGEGECEAQETGGETQGEKGESEEGTTLSDVSLEVTFENRQAGADQEKGRKAAGKEEEVKVSVAPSVCASPTDAKEPICEPSQLNSTPKSTGADPDKVSIKRTAADGARKMAANLGQTKSAQESAPNPTATPKPSKISSPSPASNVEKKHTSTSPENSGRRKMAATLHAPPPAASPASPTAAAALPETRPATQGNKKEDGDGSWCQTQLPEAVAERPVGVAAVPGVGAGVGVDIGPGVRMRSDASPMVRRDRDTRRTDRYSAELNIARGGPATGQGCYTIGSSASLGRHATPYNPEVSATGLGMAGGYGSPYSSLYASGGGMGMYGTGLEHHGGMGMGGGGNSSTTSDWQMDSVIEQIEKQMAAVLEKIEGDMPSLLEQISDCPPEPPRARSAHTSPATSQRARSSHQPSTAALSATPPPLPTSPRPLLPSLPHLNVPPPSYPPPSPPTQPSAQSLREQEDRDGHRGTSRTGQSPRAGMSRGV